GATGACCTCTGGTAACATGATGTATaatgggcagcagcagcagcagcatcaccctcagcagcagcatcacatgcatccacagcagcagcagcaacagcaccaccaccaacaacaacaacaacaacagcagcagcaccaacagcacCAGCAACAAGCCCAgcacccacagcagcagcagcaacaacaacaacaacagtttatGAACGGAGGTTTAACGTCCCAGCAGCTCATGGCCAGCATGCAGCTGCAAAAACTCAACACCCAGTACCATGGACACCCACTGGGACCTATGGGTGGGAACCACATGGGGCCCACGACCCAGTACCGAATGAACCCGGCCCAGCTGGCTAACATGCAGCACATGGCCGGGCCCGCCCTGGCCCTGAACGGCATGGACGCGGACATGATCGACGAGGAGGTTCTGACCTCGCTTGTCATGGAGCTGGGCTTGGACCGGGTCCAGGAGCTGCCTGAACTCTGCCTGGGACAGAATGAGTTTGACTTCATCTCAGACTTTGTCAACAAACAGCAGCCCAGCACCGTGAGCTGCTGAGAGGACCTGATTTTTTgcgaaaggggggggggggacaaacggAGACGCGCGGAGAGCGAATTGTCCTGGGCGGACGAAGAGCGCTCGTCttttttactttactatttTTGGGGAGCGCGTCCCAGTACGACTAAAGCGCTGTTGCGGGCGTGGGACGCACAGAAGAGGACTCTGGGTACCCGCGGGGGAACACGCCGTGCTGGAGTCTCACGCGTGTGTCCTGAGGGTGGTTGGGTTGGAGGCAGAAGTCCACTCCTCCCATTTCCTGGACATGAATGTAATGAAGACGTGCAGCAGTGCTTAGAAGCCACTCCGAACAATGCTAAGACACTGTGTAGCCTCCAAGTCCGGACTCCATGACAGTTTACcagtaaaaaaaaggtgtatttatttattcctatcTGAGAAAACTGGTGTAAAGAACGAACGTCTCCTTTTTGGAACCCGAGTGgttccaatgtttttttttgtttctctgagAGTCGGATGCGGGAAAAGTTTTAAATTAAGTCCTCAAGAGTTTCCCGTTCTGTTTGGCCTAGTATTTAAATGAGCTCAGACGATAGCTTCATCTAAGAAGAGCTTATATTTTCTATCGTAAGTCAGACCCAGTAGAAGAACAAGGTTCTCATTTGATCCAGATTTTAAAAAACGGTTCACTTTTGTTTAAGTGtggcctttttttccttctttttttttaaatgtactgttCTCAAGAAAATCTACTGCTTTTACTGTATGAAGCTGTATAACTCCAACATGTCCACACTGTTGTGTTCTATTGGAGCTGTAGAACCGCCTTAATCGCGCAGATTCTTATTTATTGGTCGTTTATATTGTCCCCTTTTTTGTTGTCAagctggggggggcggggatggtctttgtgaagggggggggggggttctgaggaTCAATAAAGACGGCCTGGATAGAACCGTGGCCTGCTTTTCCATTCATTGCACCCGTGGTTCCCCCGAGGCACCGGGGAGCTGCGTGCCCGCGTTAACCCgcgggtgagggaggggggggaggaccTCCCCCCGTCTGGGAGGGAAATAactcaaaaacaaacatatatttCAATATACTCTACTGCATTTCCCCCCGTGGTTTCTCTAATCTGCCAATCTCAGAACACGCGTGACGTGCAGATACGGCTGGTTAGCTAAAGACGAGCTGCTAACGCGTCGCTACCGCTAACGGGGTCATCACATGTGCTGTCGTGGTCGGTGGGCTTACCTCACCAAACCGTTTCTACAGCACCACAAACATTTGTGTGTAACGAGTAATGTAAGCGTGCGGTCGGGGGGGGTGGATATGACCAAAGAATGCTCACCTTcacgtagggggggggggggggtttag
This genomic stretch from Gasterosteus aculeatus chromosome 20, fGasAcu3.hap1.1, whole genome shotgun sequence harbors:
- the cited4b gene encoding cbp/p300-interacting transactivator 4b, with protein sequence MADHLMMPMNHSSAGASLHGYRMGMNGGLQAGHQPHANQQGMRALPNGQMMHYGGAQANMETAMRQRQGMVGGPMNGQLNGAQMGHHQMTSGNMMYNGQQQQQHHPQQQHHMHPQQQQQQHHHQQQQQQQQQHQQHQQQAQHPQQQQQQQQQQFMNGGLTSQQLMASMQLQKLNTQYHGHPLGPMGGNHMGPTTQYRMNPAQLANMQHMAGPALALNGMDADMIDEEVLTSLVMELGLDRVQELPELCLGQNEFDFISDFVNKQQPSTVSC